In Rhodothermia bacterium, one DNA window encodes the following:
- the purL gene encoding phosphoribosylformylglycinamidine synthase subunit PurL codes for MQAVVNLQTALQHGLTEAEYGWILETLGRTPTIVELGIYSVMWSEHCSYKNSIKVLKTLPREGKALLVGAGEENAGLVDVGDGLAVAFKIESHNHPSAVEPYQGAATGVGGIQRDIFTMGARPIASLNSLRFGDPRKAKVRWLLDGVVRGIAGYGNAFGVPTVAGEVYFDPAYEGNPLVNAMSVGLVKVGQTASAIAKGEGNPVYIVGASTGRDGIHGATFASEEISEASESKRPSVQVGDPFTEKLLLEATLEAIKSGALVGIQDMGAAGITCSTCEMSAKGNSGMTLHIERVPVREAGMTPYEIMLSESQERMLLVVEKGREAEVEAIFKKWDLHVAHIGHVTDEPRVKIYWHGELVADVPPNHLSLGGGAPQYDRETQKPVYLAKTSAFQIQEVEDFAPEEAGDMLLKLLSAPNIASKRWVWQQYDHQVRTNTVSGPGPSDAAVVRIKGTNKALAVKTDCNGRYVYLNPRKGGQIAVAEAARNVVCAGGKPLAITNCLNYGNPYKPEVYWVFKESVGGMGDACRVLDTPVTGGNVSFYNENPESAVFPTPTIGMLGLIEDVHTQTTSPVLKNAGDVLMLISPEGWVHQENIDGSEYLAWVHQKTTGDAPYFELNEEKAIQNAVLHLIRKGVVQSAHDVSDGGLAVCLAEMVIFSDHHGADIVLDDIYIRHDALLFGEAQSRVVIAVPAARVEEVKKAAKFFGAQATHLGTVTGNSFRLMLNGEELFDFFSHELRESYENVLPALMKEAV; via the coding sequence ATGCAAGCAGTTGTCAACCTACAAACCGCCTTACAACACGGCCTCACCGAAGCCGAATACGGCTGGATCCTCGAAACCTTGGGACGGACGCCTACGATCGTGGAGCTTGGAATCTATTCCGTGATGTGGAGCGAACATTGTTCCTATAAAAACTCGATCAAAGTCCTGAAAACACTTCCGCGTGAGGGCAAAGCCCTTTTGGTTGGTGCGGGTGAAGAAAATGCAGGCTTGGTGGACGTGGGGGACGGGTTGGCGGTGGCGTTCAAAATAGAATCCCACAATCACCCATCAGCCGTAGAGCCATATCAAGGTGCAGCAACGGGCGTAGGTGGCATTCAGCGAGACATTTTCACAATGGGTGCGCGTCCTATTGCATCGCTCAATTCATTGCGCTTCGGGGATCCGCGCAAGGCAAAAGTCCGTTGGCTCTTGGATGGTGTGGTGCGGGGTATTGCTGGTTACGGCAACGCCTTTGGCGTACCAACCGTTGCGGGTGAGGTCTATTTTGATCCGGCATACGAAGGGAACCCATTGGTAAATGCGATGAGTGTGGGCTTGGTTAAGGTAGGCCAAACGGCCTCCGCGATTGCAAAGGGCGAAGGAAATCCCGTATATATCGTCGGTGCATCAACCGGACGTGATGGTATTCATGGCGCAACATTTGCCTCGGAGGAAATCAGTGAGGCCAGTGAATCCAAGCGTCCAAGTGTGCAGGTTGGCGACCCTTTTACCGAAAAACTCTTGCTTGAGGCCACCTTAGAGGCCATTAAAAGTGGTGCTTTGGTGGGTATCCAAGACATGGGGGCTGCCGGAATTACCTGCTCGACCTGCGAAATGAGTGCAAAGGGCAACTCTGGTATGACCTTGCACATAGAACGGGTTCCGGTGCGTGAAGCCGGAATGACGCCCTACGAAATTATGCTTTCCGAAAGCCAAGAACGGATGTTGTTGGTGGTTGAAAAAGGGCGCGAGGCCGAGGTAGAGGCCATTTTTAAAAAGTGGGACTTACACGTCGCGCATATTGGCCATGTTACCGATGAGCCACGTGTAAAAATATATTGGCACGGTGAGTTGGTGGCCGATGTACCGCCTAACCACCTCTCATTGGGTGGCGGTGCGCCACAATACGATCGTGAAACCCAAAAACCAGTTTATCTTGCCAAAACGTCTGCTTTTCAGATACAAGAAGTGGAGGATTTTGCGCCGGAAGAAGCTGGCGATATGCTCTTAAAACTTCTTTCAGCGCCAAATATCGCTTCGAAACGTTGGGTGTGGCAACAATACGACCACCAAGTCCGCACGAATACCGTCTCAGGCCCCGGTCCCAGTGATGCAGCCGTTGTGCGCATCAAAGGAACGAATAAAGCTCTTGCCGTAAAAACCGATTGCAATGGCCGATACGTTTATCTAAATCCCCGAAAAGGTGGGCAAATTGCCGTCGCCGAAGCCGCCCGAAATGTGGTTTGTGCCGGTGGAAAACCGCTTGCCATCACAAATTGCCTCAATTATGGAAATCCCTACAAACCCGAAGTGTATTGGGTCTTTAAAGAATCGGTAGGCGGCATGGGGGATGCCTGTCGTGTCTTGGATACTCCCGTAACAGGCGGAAACGTCTCGTTTTATAATGAAAATCCAGAAAGCGCCGTCTTCCCAACACCAACCATTGGGATGTTGGGGCTAATAGAGGATGTACATACCCAAACCACATCTCCTGTCCTCAAAAATGCAGGGGATGTCTTGATGCTCATCTCGCCGGAAGGCTGGGTACACCAAGAAAACATAGACGGATCGGAATACCTTGCTTGGGTGCATCAAAAAACAACGGGCGATGCCCCGTATTTTGAACTGAACGAAGAAAAAGCCATTCAAAACGCGGTTCTACACCTGATTCGCAAGGGCGTGGTTCAGTCCGCACACGATGTCTCGGACGGAGGTTTGGCAGTTTGCTTGGCCGAAATGGTTATTTTCTCGGATCATCATGGTGCGGATATTGTCCTCGACGATATATATATACGGCACGATGCCTTACTCTTCGGGGAAGCGCAAAGCCGAGTCGTGATTGCGGTGCCGGCGGCAAGGGTAGAAGAGGTGAAAAAAGCCGCAAAATTCTTCGGCGCACAAGCCACACACCTCGGAACCGTAACCGGAAACTCCTTCCGGCTAATGCTGAATGGGGAAGAATTGTTTGACTTCTTTTCCCATGAATTACGCGAATCCTATGAAAACGTCCTCCCTGCATTGATGAAAGAGGCCGTCTAA
- a CDS encoding ABC-F family ATP-binding cassette domain-containing protein → MIHLQHIHLSFGGQTLFKDLNWFIKANKRIGLIGPNGAGKSTLLRVITGEYRPDEGEIAMSGQLTLGYLEQEVQEAEGNRTVLGEALEAFADVFERERQIEALNLELVNTTDHNDPTYFKKLERLERLQMELDAAEAHNLPVRCAQVLSGLGFSEPEMHRPLATFSGGWRMRVALAKMLLRNPDVLLLDEPTNHLDIESIAWLEGYLKAYKGTVILVSHDRYFLDRMTDTIAELAYSRITEYAGNYSFYLEERVARRELQQAAYENQQKEIRETERFIERFRYKATKARQVQSRVKALEKLDLVEAPEQELSTVSFRFPVPEASGRMVLKLSAFSKSYPNPEGGEVSVFRDVPELTIERGQKIALIGKNGAGKSTLARILLGSEGFKGQRELGYKVELTYFAQHQAESLNPKRTILESLHEMANGQSETELRSLLGAFLFTGDDVYKPISVLSGGERSRVALARTLLKPANFLILDEPTNHLDIQSIAVLIEALRQYKGTFIVVSHDRHFLDQLVNHVWYVADGKVRTFIGTYADYLWKIQSEKVEAATIPTAKTDKITDQEPTAKAASNRKDQKRAEAEARNAFSKMMRDVQGDYSRIDWEGIDPVFMPKLLERLEADIAEAEIEEQRLEQALANPELYNDLAQFSLINQAHQAAKRRVTELYGWWEKASEKIEN, encoded by the coding sequence ATGATTCATCTTCAACATATACATCTTTCTTTTGGCGGACAAACCCTGTTTAAAGACCTGAACTGGTTTATTAAGGCAAATAAGCGAATTGGGTTAATTGGGCCAAATGGTGCAGGAAAAAGTACCTTGCTACGGGTTATTACGGGTGAGTATCGCCCAGATGAGGGGGAGATCGCGATGTCGGGGCAGCTCACTTTGGGCTATTTAGAGCAAGAAGTTCAGGAGGCAGAGGGCAACCGAACCGTACTCGGCGAGGCATTGGAGGCATTTGCTGATGTCTTTGAGCGCGAACGACAAATTGAAGCGTTGAATTTGGAATTGGTGAACACAACCGACCACAACGATCCGACGTATTTCAAAAAGTTGGAGCGTTTGGAGCGTTTACAGATGGAGTTGGACGCAGCCGAGGCTCACAATTTGCCCGTTCGGTGTGCGCAGGTCTTGAGTGGGTTGGGGTTTTCGGAGCCAGAGATGCACCGTCCGTTGGCCACGTTTTCAGGCGGTTGGCGGATGCGGGTAGCGTTGGCTAAAATGCTTTTACGGAATCCCGATGTGTTGCTTCTGGATGAACCGACGAACCACTTGGACATAGAATCTATTGCGTGGTTAGAAGGCTATCTGAAGGCATATAAGGGAACAGTGATTTTGGTTTCGCACGATCGCTATTTTTTAGATCGGATGACCGATACCATCGCCGAGCTGGCCTATAGCCGCATTACAGAATATGCCGGAAATTATTCTTTTTATTTGGAAGAGCGGGTGGCACGGCGCGAATTACAACAAGCCGCTTACGAAAATCAGCAAAAAGAAATCCGTGAAACCGAGCGTTTTATAGAGCGTTTTCGGTATAAGGCCACCAAAGCACGTCAGGTTCAAAGTCGTGTTAAAGCATTGGAAAAATTAGACTTGGTAGAAGCTCCAGAGCAAGAACTGTCAACCGTTTCTTTTCGATTTCCGGTTCCTGAAGCCTCCGGACGAATGGTGCTTAAACTCTCGGCATTTTCCAAGTCCTACCCAAATCCAGAAGGTGGCGAGGTCTCGGTCTTTCGGGATGTACCGGAACTCACCATCGAGCGTGGACAAAAAATAGCACTCATTGGTAAAAACGGTGCAGGGAAAAGTACATTGGCCCGCATCTTGCTCGGCAGTGAGGGCTTTAAGGGGCAGCGCGAGTTGGGATATAAAGTAGAACTTACCTATTTTGCCCAACATCAGGCCGAAAGCCTAAACCCCAAACGCACTATCTTGGAATCGTTGCACGAAATGGCGAATGGCCAATCCGAAACCGAACTACGGTCGCTCCTTGGGGCTTTTCTCTTTACCGGCGACGATGTTTATAAACCAATCTCGGTACTTTCCGGTGGCGAGCGGAGCCGTGTGGCCTTGGCGCGTACCTTGCTGAAACCTGCGAACTTCCTGATCTTAGATGAACCAACCAACCACTTAGACATCCAGTCTATTGCCGTCCTCATCGAAGCGTTGCGCCAATATAAAGGAACCTTTATTGTGGTCTCGCACGACCGCCACTTCTTAGACCAATTGGTGAACCATGTTTGGTATGTGGCCGATGGCAAGGTGCGCACCTTCATTGGAACTTATGCGGATTACCTCTGGAAAATTCAATCCGAAAAGGTGGAGGCTGCTACAATACCAACCGCCAAAACGGACAAAATAACCGATCAAGAACCAACAGCAAAAGCGGCATCGAATCGTAAAGACCAAAAACGTGCGGAGGCCGAGGCCAGAAATGCGTTTTCTAAGATGATGCGTGACGTACAAGGTGATTACTCGCGCATAGACTGGGAAGGGATAGACCCTGTTTTTATGCCGAAATTATTGGAAAGGTTGGAGGCGGATATCGCCGAGGCCGAAATCGAGGAGCAGCGGTTAGAACAAGCATTAGCAAACCCCGAACTCTACAACGATCTTGCGCAATTCTCGTTGATCAATCAAGCGCACCAAGCGGCAAAACGTCGGGTTACGGAGCTTTATGGCTGGTGGGAAAAAGCGAGCGAGAAAATAGAAAACTAA
- the pheS gene encoding phenylalanine--tRNA ligase subunit alpha codes for MNPSLAALEAQIAAEDLHDAASVEAFRIKYLGRKNGLITDLFAQIGKIDPQERKAYGANINALKQQVEARLATAQALVETAQKQATAQAIDLSLPGRMQPVGGLHPIRQTMEEIKRIFLSFGFGVAEGPEIEEDWYNFSALNFPPDHPARDMQDTFFVEAPNDENGGVVLRTHTSPVQVRVMQNTKPPIRIIAPGRVYRNETITYKSYCLFHQVEGLYIDEHVTFADLKQVLRMFAQAAFGEGVKMRFRPSFFPFTEPSAEVDIWWQNEDGSGRWLEILGCGMVDPNVLENCGIDAEKYKGYAFGMGVERIAMLRHGITDIRVLYENDLRFLEQF; via the coding sequence ATGAATCCTTCCTTAGCCGCATTGGAGGCACAAATAGCAGCCGAAGACCTGCATGACGCTGCCTCGGTAGAAGCCTTTCGTATTAAATACTTGGGCCGCAAAAATGGTCTTATTACCGACCTGTTTGCCCAGATTGGAAAAATTGACCCTCAAGAGCGTAAAGCCTATGGCGCGAACATTAATGCCTTAAAACAGCAGGTGGAGGCACGATTAGCCACCGCACAAGCATTGGTGGAGACGGCCCAAAAACAGGCCACTGCCCAAGCCATAGACCTTTCCTTGCCGGGACGGATGCAACCCGTTGGCGGACTACACCCGATCCGGCAGACGATGGAGGAAATAAAGCGGATTTTTCTGAGTTTTGGGTTTGGTGTGGCCGAGGGGCCGGAGATCGAGGAGGATTGGTATAACTTCTCGGCACTCAATTTCCCGCCGGATCACCCCGCACGGGATATGCAGGATACCTTCTTTGTAGAAGCGCCCAACGACGAAAATGGCGGCGTGGTCTTGCGTACCCATACCTCGCCCGTACAAGTGCGTGTGATGCAAAATACCAAACCACCCATCCGTATCATTGCGCCCGGGCGCGTGTATCGGAACGAGACCATTACCTATAAGTCATACTGCCTCTTTCATCAGGTGGAAGGGCTGTATATAGATGAACATGTTACGTTTGCAGACCTGAAACAAGTCTTGCGTATGTTTGCCCAAGCCGCTTTTGGTGAAGGAGTTAAGATGCGGTTCCGACCCAGTTTCTTTCCATTTACCGAACCAAGTGCCGAAGTGGACATTTGGTGGCAAAATGAGGACGGTTCTGGACGTTGGTTGGAAATCTTGGGCTGCGGTATGGTGGACCCTAATGTCCTCGAAAACTGTGGTATAGACGCCGAAAAATACAAGGGTTATGCCTTTGGGATGGGTGTGGAACGGATTGCGATGCTTCGTCATGGGATTACCGACATCCGCGTACTGTATGAAAATGACTTACGGTTCTTGGAACAATTCTAA
- the rplM gene encoding 50S ribosomal protein L13 has protein sequence MDANSFKTFSEKTENVQRKWYVVDAENQVVGRVASKIAAILRGKHKPSYTPHVDTGDFVIVINADKVRFTGKKETVKQYLRYTGYPGGLRHRTPAEARTKKPQQILENAVKGMLPKNSLGRKMFGKLKVVVGPEHEHQAQQPEVITL, from the coding sequence ATGGACGCCAATAGCTTCAAGACGTTCTCGGAAAAAACGGAAAATGTACAGCGCAAATGGTACGTTGTAGATGCCGAGAATCAGGTTGTGGGCCGCGTTGCTTCTAAAATCGCTGCAATCCTGCGCGGTAAGCACAAGCCCTCCTACACGCCCCACGTTGATACCGGCGATTTTGTAATCGTTATCAATGCAGATAAGGTTCGTTTTACGGGAAAAAAAGAAACCGTAAAGCAATACCTGCGCTATACAGGTTATCCGGGCGGCCTTCGCCATCGGACACCCGCTGAAGCGCGTACCAAGAAGCCCCAGCAAATTTTGGAAAACGCCGTAAAAGGTATGTTGCCCAAAAATAGCTTGGGCCGCAAAATGTTTGGCAAACTCAAAGTGGTCGTTGGCCCAGAGCACGAACATCAAGCGCAACAACCCGAAGTAATCACGTTGTAA
- a CDS encoding cell division protein ZapA, with amino-acid sequence MNHRERKVVFNVLGRDIALRVQHDLEPVMHEIIGIVNERLATIRENLPTETDLTTMTLACIALAEELHYTKEQLASAQVKIVSDPATPTTDSSIPATTRRTKRRTQV; translated from the coding sequence ATGAACCACCGCGAGCGGAAGGTCGTTTTTAATGTTCTGGGGCGCGATATTGCGCTTCGGGTTCAGCACGACCTAGAGCCAGTTATGCACGAAATTATTGGCATTGTGAATGAACGATTGGCCACGATCCGAGAAAACTTGCCAACCGAAACAGACCTTACCACGATGACGTTGGCCTGTATCGCCCTCGCCGAGGAGTTGCACTACACGAAGGAACAACTTGCTTCTGCCCAAGTGAAAATTGTTTCAGATCCAGCTACGCCTACAACAGATTCCTCTATACCCGCTACGACACGCCGAACCAAGCGGCGAACGCAAGTATAA
- the rpsI gene encoding 30S ribosomal protein S9, translating into MASPVQYIAVGRRKTSVARVYLRPGNGNMTINKRDLQNYFPIRINQMVVQMPLKVAAVEGQFDVVVNAKGGGTKGQSEAIRLGIARALVKFNDEFKKPLRDAGFLTRDPRAVERKKYGKPKARKRFQFSKR; encoded by the coding sequence ATGGCAAGCCCTGTGCAATATATTGCGGTTGGTCGTCGTAAAACCTCGGTGGCACGGGTATATCTCCGCCCCGGAAACGGCAATATGACGATCAATAAGCGCGATCTCCAAAACTACTTCCCCATCCGCATCAACCAAATGGTGGTTCAGATGCCATTGAAAGTGGCCGCCGTAGAAGGCCAATTCGATGTAGTGGTAAATGCAAAAGGTGGTGGAACCAAAGGCCAGTCCGAGGCCATCCGCTTAGGCATCGCCCGTGCATTGGTGAAATTCAATGACGAATTTAAGAAGCCATTGCGTGATGCTGGCTTCCTAACTCGGGATCCCCGCGCCGTTGAACGGAAAAAATACGGAAAGCCTAAAGCCCGTAAGAGATTCCAATTCTCCAAGCGTTAA
- a CDS encoding undecaprenyl-phosphate glucose phosphotransferase, whose product MLREQSKLLQQGLFVLDLFLIAAGWVLGYYLRFEVLTWGSLAPPLWRPLARYVDYLPALVTVWGLIFMASGLYRPREVERFYSMVYSVGRAVLWGMAVAFMAMFLYRQFAFSRVHMVLFGVCTSVLMVIARVMIYRVARGSRKNAKNIRRVLIVGAGKVGHEVAAALKQYPWMGFRLVGYLDDEVQGDHIIDTVEKVGQVLDEAEKRGEPIHQVYITLPLRAADRIETLLSDLSLRLAHVYLVPDIFRFNLLNHRISDMNGLPLIHLIDESPLDIRRFIKRLVDILGAFITLLLLSPILAVLAIGVKLSSKGPVFYHQERMGMNGEHFNMIKFRSMPVDAEQKSGPVWAKSGESRATTFGSFIRKTSLDELPQFWNVLIGEMSLVGPRPERPFFIDQFKQYVPGYMLRHKMKAGITGWAQVNGWRGNTSIEKRIEADLYYIQNWSLKLDFKIMFMTVWKVFQDENAY is encoded by the coding sequence GTGCTGAGAGAACAAAGTAAACTTTTACAACAAGGGTTGTTTGTCTTAGACCTTTTTCTCATTGCCGCAGGATGGGTTCTGGGTTATTACCTACGATTCGAGGTGCTTACTTGGGGCAGTTTGGCTCCTCCACTCTGGCGACCTTTAGCACGATACGTGGACTATCTGCCCGCATTGGTTACGGTCTGGGGGCTTATTTTTATGGCTTCCGGTCTGTACCGTCCACGCGAGGTAGAGCGTTTTTACAGCATGGTCTATAGCGTAGGTCGTGCTGTACTCTGGGGAATGGCGGTTGCTTTTATGGCCATGTTCCTCTATCGTCAATTTGCGTTTTCCCGCGTGCATATGGTGCTGTTCGGGGTTTGTACATCCGTTTTAATGGTGATTGCACGGGTGATGATCTATCGAGTGGCGCGGGGTAGCCGGAAAAATGCAAAAAATATACGTCGGGTATTGATTGTGGGAGCAGGTAAGGTAGGACATGAGGTGGCCGCTGCCCTGAAACAATACCCTTGGATGGGCTTCCGGTTGGTGGGATATCTGGATGACGAAGTCCAAGGCGATCACATCATAGACACCGTAGAAAAGGTGGGACAGGTTTTGGATGAAGCAGAAAAACGAGGCGAGCCAATTCATCAGGTATATATAACGTTGCCGCTCCGTGCTGCAGATCGAATCGAAACGCTCCTTTCCGATTTATCGCTCCGGCTCGCACATGTGTATTTGGTTCCAGATATCTTCCGGTTTAACCTGCTCAATCACCGTATTTCGGACATGAATGGTTTGCCACTTATCCACTTGATAGACGAGTCCCCGTTGGATATTCGCCGGTTTATTAAGCGCTTGGTGGACATCTTAGGGGCATTCATCACCCTTCTCCTCTTGTCTCCCATCTTGGCGGTTTTGGCCATAGGTGTAAAACTTTCGTCTAAAGGGCCTGTATTTTATCATCAAGAACGGATGGGGATGAATGGCGAGCACTTCAATATGATCAAATTTCGCTCCATGCCCGTAGATGCCGAGCAAAAAAGCGGTCCGGTCTGGGCAAAATCCGGCGAAAGTCGTGCTACTACATTTGGATCTTTTATCCGCAAAACGTCCTTAGACGAATTGCCGCAGTTCTGGAATGTGCTGATTGGCGAGATGAGCTTGGTCGGGCCACGTCCGGAGCGCCCCTTTTTTATTGACCAATTTAAGCAATATGTGCCCGGATACATGCTCCGCCATAAAATGAAGGCTGGGATTACGGGTTGGGCGCAGGTCAATGGCTGGCGCGGTAATACCTCGATCGAAAAACGCATCGAGGCAGATTTGTACTACATCCAAAACTGGTCTCTCAAGTTAGATTTTAAGATCATGTTCATGACTGTGTGGAAGGTGTTTCAGGATGAAAATGCGTATTGA
- a CDS encoding phenylalanine--tRNA ligase subunit beta — translation MNISHNWLKDYIQHGLSPQEVADTLTMLGLEEEESWSVGNTFSGLVVGYVLSRDQHPNADKLSVCQVDVDGSGQGVKIVCGAPNVAAGQKVVVATVGAKLMLPTEKHNPEAPKTELTIKKGKIRGEESNGMICSAMELGLSDDHSGIMVLDEVAVTGQSFSAYLAATGQSESDVVTDVNITPNRPDAISHLGIARDLSAATGIPVQRPAVDLPEHGGETADKFSVEITCPEVCHRYVGRLIEGVKIGPSPKWMQKRLEAIGLRPRNNVVDVTNYVMYECGQPLHAFDFDQLAGHKIIVRQTEGELPFTTLDSKPRILPKGTIMICDGEREVAIGGIMGGENSEVTDKTVNVLLESAWFDPKAVRRAAKNIREVGKDDGRLSTDASYRFERGVDPNGQVWAAARAASLIAEIAGGRIVPGMVDANPIQDHPIVLTVRPTRARAIIGEDIPDAEMQRLLTAIGFEVAMSDGNLVCTVPTYRPDVEREIDVIEEIARLYGYDNISLPTHSATPNQPPASNPEDDLRRSLLQFGTGMGFREIYTNSMVKSELARVFANNVGIVETLNPISSEMGALRPDLLLSALPVVAHNLNHGRKNLRLMEVSTVYRRSDSPRVPVKGYDEHEEVLFVMTGALNQASWNVREEKVNIFDAKGVAESLIRRFGLVQQVCFVPENEATALTAYQLKVLSGNKVLGTVARLADEVAKRFDIKQELFFASFNWTGITKLVGRKTLKAYQDISRFPVVERDLAVMVSKKESAGALIETIRKTGGKLLQEVRVFDLYEGDKIAPDTKSVAFSLRLGAPDRTLVDKEVDVLITRVVKQLAANHQAVLRS, via the coding sequence ATGAATATCTCACATAATTGGCTTAAAGACTACATTCAACATGGTCTTTCGCCGCAAGAAGTGGCAGATACCCTTACCATGCTGGGTTTGGAGGAAGAAGAATCGTGGTCGGTGGGTAATACGTTTTCCGGATTGGTGGTGGGGTACGTACTGAGCCGTGATCAACACCCCAATGCCGATAAACTTTCGGTTTGTCAGGTGGATGTGGATGGAAGTGGGCAGGGGGTGAAGATTGTATGCGGTGCGCCTAATGTGGCTGCCGGCCAAAAAGTGGTGGTGGCAACCGTCGGAGCCAAACTGATGTTGCCTACGGAAAAACATAATCCAGAGGCGCCCAAAACAGAACTTACCATCAAAAAAGGGAAAATCCGAGGCGAAGAGTCCAATGGCATGATTTGCTCTGCTATGGAGTTGGGGCTTTCTGATGACCATAGTGGTATTATGGTACTCGACGAAGTGGCGGTGACGGGGCAGTCCTTTTCTGCCTATTTAGCGGCTACGGGACAATCCGAAAGCGATGTTGTGACCGATGTAAACATCACGCCCAATCGTCCGGATGCCATTAGTCATTTGGGCATAGCGCGAGACCTGAGCGCGGCAACAGGTATTCCTGTTCAACGCCCCGCTGTGGACTTGCCGGAGCATGGCGGCGAAACTGCCGATAAATTTTCGGTAGAGATTACCTGCCCGGAGGTGTGCCATCGCTATGTGGGTAGGTTGATAGAAGGGGTAAAGATTGGCCCCTCGCCCAAATGGATGCAAAAACGCCTTGAGGCGATTGGCTTGCGCCCCCGAAACAATGTGGTGGATGTGACCAATTATGTGATGTACGAATGTGGGCAACCACTCCATGCGTTTGATTTTGATCAACTTGCGGGCCATAAAATTATTGTTCGCCAAACCGAAGGAGAATTGCCGTTTACGACCTTAGACAGTAAGCCGCGCATCTTGCCAAAAGGAACCATCATGATTTGTGACGGGGAGCGCGAGGTGGCGATTGGCGGCATAATGGGTGGTGAAAATTCTGAAGTGACCGATAAAACGGTGAATGTCTTGCTGGAATCTGCTTGGTTCGATCCAAAAGCGGTTCGTAGAGCGGCCAAAAACATTCGCGAAGTCGGAAAAGATGATGGTCGTCTTTCCACAGACGCCTCTTATCGTTTTGAACGAGGTGTAGATCCGAATGGGCAAGTTTGGGCAGCAGCGCGTGCGGCTTCACTCATCGCTGAAATTGCTGGCGGGCGCATCGTTCCGGGTATGGTGGATGCCAACCCCATTCAAGACCATCCGATCGTTTTAACCGTTCGGCCAACACGGGCACGGGCCATCATTGGCGAAGATATCCCCGACGCCGAGATGCAGCGTTTGCTCACAGCCATCGGATTTGAGGTTGCGATGAGCGATGGTAATTTGGTCTGTACCGTGCCGACGTATCGTCCGGATGTGGAGCGGGAAATTGATGTGATCGAGGAAATTGCACGGCTCTATGGGTACGACAATATCTCCTTGCCTACACACTCGGCAACACCCAATCAGCCACCAGCATCGAATCCAGAAGACGACCTCCGCCGCTCGTTACTTCAATTCGGGACTGGGATGGGCTTTCGTGAAATCTATACGAACAGTATGGTAAAGTCCGAATTGGCGCGTGTTTTTGCCAATAATGTGGGTATTGTGGAAACCTTAAACCCCATTTCGAGCGAGATGGGGGCGTTGCGCCCAGACTTGCTCCTTTCTGCATTGCCCGTAGTAGCCCATAACCTAAATCATGGACGGAAAAACCTACGTCTGATGGAGGTCAGCACGGTTTACCGTCGTTCGGATAGTCCTCGTGTTCCCGTAAAAGGCTATGATGAACATGAAGAAGTTTTATTTGTTATGACGGGTGCGCTGAACCAAGCCAGTTGGAATGTACGTGAGGAAAAGGTGAATATCTTTGATGCGAAAGGCGTGGCGGAGTCGCTCATCCGTCGTTTTGGACTTGTTCAGCAGGTCTGTTTTGTTCCTGAAAACGAGGCAACTGCTCTAACAGCGTACCAACTCAAGGTTTTATCCGGTAATAAAGTTCTGGGTACGGTGGCGCGTCTGGCAGATGAGGTAGCGAAGCGTTTCGACATCAAACAAGAGTTGTTTTTTGCCTCGTTCAATTGGACAGGGATCACAAAATTAGTAGGTCGGAAGACGCTCAAAGCCTATCAAGACATCAGCCGTTTTCCCGTTGTGGAACGGGATTTGGCGGTTATGGTCTCTAAGAAGGAGTCAGCGGGCGCTTTAATAGAGACCATCCGGAAAACTGGTGGGAAATTGTTGCAGGAAGTCCGTGTTTTTGACCTCTATGAAGGGGATAAAATAGCCCCAGATACAAAGAGTGTCGCATTTTCGCTCCGCCTTGGCGCACCAGACCGTACCTTGGTGGATAAAGAGGTGGATGTTTTGATAACCCGTGTCGTGAAGCAATTGGCCGCAAATCACCAAGCCGTTTTGCGGTCATGA